A section of the Telopea speciosissima isolate NSW1024214 ecotype Mountain lineage chromosome 3, Tspe_v1, whole genome shotgun sequence genome encodes:
- the LOC122653991 gene encoding uncharacterized protein LOC122653991 isoform X1 produces the protein MEQMKNTNTNNSNGNSYNYSYGGEWEKERNNHLGIPIHSQVRKIKQEYEKIKDSSPPQLEIRPVLREITRQLSRSPLGRVRQPISVGDS, from the coding sequence ATGGAGCAGATGAAGAACACCAATACCAACAATAGCAACGGCAACAGTTACAACTACAGCTACGGCGGAgaatgggagaaagagagaaataatcaTCTGGGCATTCCAATTCACAGCCAAGTGAGAAAAATCAAGCAAGAGTATGAGAAGATTAAGGATTCATCACCTCCCCAGCTCGAGATAAGGCCTGTCCTTCGAGAGATCACAAGGCAGCTCTCGCGCTCTCCTTTGGGACGAGTGCGTCAACCAATCTCTGTTGGAGACTCGTAG
- the LOC122656324 gene encoding nuclear intron maturase 1, mitochondrial produces MKLWNIGWRKSKQSVRYKLEVTLKEKKMSLRTIVKHLPCQLLRRAIATGISSNPSLSQSVPLQNQTSQRQPSQEQREQDPSALLKEDPIQICSDLWVKTFSDQTHKPFTNLTGFLKKFDLWVLAYQRSCAHETGSFPPRNAIHSNVLYNLLSLRNAVLNGQFVWGMKTHLFIRSPNDKPLTKLISKRKLQAILDSDKPVFQDRIVQEVLLLILEPVFEPRFSTRSHAFRPGRNAHTVIRTIRSNFAGYLWFLRGDLSGIFFDFHMDVLMECLQKAIKDKKILGLIKSAFQAPVKDKCQDGKNGLKKKKKKGKGTKKKILNENEPKPDPYWLRTFFNFAPEEAAKVPSYGHCGILSPLLVNICLNELDHFMEEKIVEFFRPSKLDSIWKDVDNDGCHNPSWPEFVPTSGREKTRKMDYIRYGAHFLIGIRGPREDAVEIRKNLIGFCECKYGLRLDNSKVEIEHISRGIQFLDHIICRRMIHPTLRYTATGGNIVSEKGIGTLLSVTASLQNCIRQFRKLDFVKGDRDPEPLPCTPMLYASQAHSNSQMNKFLETMADWYRYADNRKKVVGFCAYVIRSSLAKLYAARYRLKSRAKVYKIASRDLSRPLRESTNNSAPEYSDLLRMGLVDAIDAVQFSHMSLIPSCDYTPFPRNWVPDHERLLHEYIRLQDPRFFCKLHRSVKHEGLSLPQDKISDIVWDYKTRGVRGCQLHNDETINQNEICSVSGGDSRISVLG; encoded by the exons ATGAAACTTTGGAATATTG GGTGGAGGAAAAGTAAGCAGTCAGTGAGGTACAAACTTGAAGTGAccttgaaggaaaaaaaaatgtcgtTGAGAACAATCGTCAAACATCTTCCGTGCCAACTTCTTCGACGAGCCATTGCTACTGGTATCTCCTCTAACCCTTCTCTATCTCAATCAGTTCCACTACAAAACCAAACAAGCCAACGACAACCATCACAAGAGCAACGAGAGCAGGATCCTTCTGCGCTCCTGAAAGAGGACCCAATTCAAATCTGCTCTGATCTCTGGGTCAAAACCTTCTCTGATCAAACCCATAAACCATTCACCAACCTCACTGGGTTCCTCAAAAAATTCGACTTATGGGTATTAGCCTATCAACGCTCTTGCGCCCACGAGACAGGTTCTTTCCCCCCTCGAAATGCAATCCACTCTAACGTTCTTTACAATCTTCTATCACTCCGTAATGCTGTTTTAAATGGGCAATTTGTTTGGGGCATGAAGACTCACCTCTTCATTCGCTCCCCCAATGACAAGCCCCTCACCAAATTGATCTCCAAGCGTAAGCTTCAAGCGATTTTAGACTCTGATAAGCCCGTGTTTCAGGACCGGATTGTTCAGGAGGTCTTGTTATTGATTTTGGAGCCTGTCTTTGAGCCCCGTTTCTCCACAAGATCCCATGCATTTCGTCCTGGTCGGAATGCTCATACAGTTATTAGGACAATTCGCAGCAATTTTGCTGGGTATTTATGGTTTTTGAGAGGGGACTTGAGCGGCATATTTTTTGACTTCCATATGGATGTGTTGATGGAATGCTTGCAGAAGGCCATCAAGGATAAAAAGATTTTGGGTTTAATAAAATCAGCGTTCCAGGCACCAGTAAAGGATAAATGTCAAGATGGAAAGaatggtttgaagaagaagaaaaaaaagggaaaagggactaagaagaaaattttgaatgagAATGAGCCAAAACCAGATCCATACTGGTTGCGAACCTTCTTCAACTTTGCTCCTGAGGAAGCTGCAAAGGTCCCTTCCTATGGTCACTGTGGAATTCTAAGTCCTCTACTTGTCAACATATGCCTGAATGAACTAGATCATTTCATGGAAGAAAAGATAGTTGAGTTCTTCCGCCCATCTAAGCTTGATTCGATATGGAAAGATGTTGATAATGATGGTTGCCATAACCCCTCTTGGCCAGAGTTTGTTCCAACAAGTGGAAGGGAGAAAACACGAAAAATGGATTACATTCGATACGGGGCCCATTTCTTGATTGGCATCCGAGGACCTAGAGAGGATGCTGTGGAAATCAGGAAGAATTTGATTGGATTTTGTGAGTGCAAATATGGGCTAAGGTTGGATAATTCAAAGGTGGAGATAGAGCACATTTCCAGGGGAATTCAGTTCTTGGACCACATAATTTGTCGTCGAATGATACACCCAACATTGCGTTACACAGCAACTGGAGGGAATATTGTGAGTGAGAAGGGTATTGGGACATTGCTTTCTGTTACTGCTAGCTTACAAAATTGTATTCGCCAATTCAGGAAGCTCGATTTTGTCAAGGGTGATAGAGATCCTGAACCACTGCCATGCACTCCGATGCTCTATGCAAGCCAAGCTCATAGCAATTCCCAGATGAATAAGTTTCTTGAGACCATGGCTGATTGGTACAGATATGCAGACAACCGCAAGAAAGTGGTTGGGTTTTGTGCTTATGTTATACGGAGCTCTTTGGCTAAACTCTATGCTGCTAGGTATAGGTTAAAGTCACGTGCCAAAGTATACAAGATTGCCTCACGTGATCTTAGCCGCCCTCTGAGAGAGAGTACTAACAATTCAGCACCAGAGTATTCAGATCTTTTGAGGATGGGACTTGTTGATGCCATAGATGCTGTTCAGTTCTCTCACATGTCCTTGATTCCTTCATGCGATTACACACCATTTCCCAGGAATTGGGTCCCAGATCATGAGCGGCTGTTGCATGAGTATATCAGATTACAGGATCCTAGATTCTTCTGCAAATTGCATAGATCAGTGAAACATGAAGGTTTGAGTTTGCCTCAAGATAAGATATCCGATATAGTCTGGGACTACAAGACTCGTGGAGTACGGGGCTGCCAACTCCATAATGATGAAACCATTAATCAAAATGAAATCTGTAGTGTGAGTGGAGGTGATAGTAGAATTTCAGTGCTTGGTTGA
- the LOC122653991 gene encoding uncharacterized protein LOC122653991 isoform X2 — protein MEQMKNNYSYGGEWEKERNNHLGIPIHSQVRKIKQEYEKIKDSSPPQLEIRPVLREITRQLSRSPLGRVRQPISVGDS, from the exons ATGGAGCAGATGAAGA ACAACTACAGCTACGGCGGAgaatgggagaaagagagaaataatcaTCTGGGCATTCCAATTCACAGCCAAGTGAGAAAAATCAAGCAAGAGTATGAGAAGATTAAGGATTCATCACCTCCCCAGCTCGAGATAAGGCCTGTCCTTCGAGAGATCACAAGGCAGCTCTCGCGCTCTCCTTTGGGACGAGTGCGTCAACCAATCTCTGTTGGAGACTCGTAG